GTGCGTGGTGCCGATGTCCCCGCCGGCGTGGACCTCTACGACCTCAACCCGACTTACCTCAACCCCCGCCGCAGCCGGCCGACGTACTCCGACACCCAGCCGATCCGCAACGGCGACGTCGCCAACCTGGTCACCTCGCTCTTCGACCTGCCCGCGGTCGAGGGCAGCGAGCACGACGCGGCGCAGGACCTCAGCGTCTACGCGCGCTGATCCTCAGAGCTCGCCCGGACGCGGCCACGGATTGAACCGGCAGCCCCCGGTCGTCTTCGACTGCTGCATCATCACCGGCGCGAGCTGACCGGGGCCGGGGCAGCCGGCGTGGCCGTGGCCGAGCCAGTGGCCGGTCTCGTGGTTGACGACCAGGTGCCGGTAGTCGCGCACCGAGCGGCCCGCGGAGTTCCAGGCCGGTGACGCGCCGAGCCAGCGTGCCTGGTTGATGATCACGAAGCGGCCCACCCGGCAGCTCCACATGGCGCTGCACGTACCGCTCATCCGCGGCAGCCACGACGCCTCCGCCAGCACCAGCGTGAAGTCGGCGCCCCTGGCCACCCGGCGGAACTGCACGCCGCCGTTGCGCCAGCCCCGCGGGTCGTCGTAGGTCTGCTGCACCTGGCGGCGGAACTCCTTCATGCTTGCGGCGACCCGGCCGCGCGTCTCCACGTTGTACGTCGCGACGCGACGCCGGTCGACGCGGTACTTGACCTTGCGCGGGCGTGACACAGCGGCCGCGGGCTCGTAGCCGTCGGCCGCAGCCGACACGACGACCTGCACCTGCGTGCCCACGTCATCGGGGGCCAGGTCGTAACGGCGGTCGGTCGCTGCCTTGATGGGTTGTCCGTCACGCAGCCACTGGTACGTCGTCGTGGTGCGCTGCGGGGTCCAGCGACCGGGGTGCGCGCGGAGCGTGTGCGTGAAGCGGGCAACCCCGCGAGCGACCGGCGGCTCGGTGTTGACGAGCGGGACGGCCTGCTCCTGGACCGGGGCGGCGACCGCCGGCACGGGCGCCAGCAGGACAACAGTCAAGAGAGCATGGACATGGCGAAGGCGCACGCCGTCACCCTAGGCCCAGAGCTGGCCCTCGAGCCGGTCCTCCGCTTGGTCGACGGTGCCTTCGTAGGCGCCGGTGGAGAGGTACTTCCAGCCGCCGTCGCACACGACGAACGCGATGTCGGCCCGCTCCCCCGCCTTGACCGCCTTCGCGGCCTGGCCGAGCGCGGCGTGCAGGATCGCGCCGGTCGAGATGCCGGCGAAGATGCCCTCGAGCTCCAGCAGCTCACGCACTCGGCGGACGGCATCGCGCGGGCCGACCGAGAAGCGCGCGTCGATCAGCGACGCGTCGTACAGCTCGGGCACGAAGCCCTCGTCGAGGTTGCGCAGGCCGTAGACCAGCTCGCCGTAGCGGGGTTCGGCGGCCACGATGCGTACGTCGGGCTTCTCGCGCCGGAAGTAGCGCGAGACCCCCATCAGGGTCCCGGTCGTGCCGAGACCGGCGACGAAGTGGGTGATCTCGGGCAGGTCGGCGAGCAGCTCGGGGGCCGTGCCCTCCTCGTGCGCGAGGGCGTTGGCGGGATTGCCGTACTGATAGAGCATCACCCAGTCGGGGTGCTCGTCGGCGATCTTCTTGGCCACCCGCACGGCCTCGTTGGAGCCGCCGGCCGCGGGCGAGGAGACGATCTCGGCGCCCCACATGTGCAGCAGCTGGCGGCGCTCCTCCGACGTGTTCTCGGGCATCACGCAGACGAGCCGGTAGCCCTTGAGCTTCGCTGCCATGGCGAGCGAGATGCCGGTGTTGCCGGAGGTCGGCTCGAGGATCGTGCAGCCGGGGCGCAGCGCGCCGTCCTTCTCGGCCATCTCGATCATCTTCATGGCCGGCCGGTCCTTGATGGAGCCGGTCGGGTTGCGGTCCTCGAGCTTGGCCCAGAGCCGAACGTCGGGTGTCGGCGAGAGGCGCGGCAGCCCGACAAGAGGCGTGTTGCCGACGGACTGAAGCAGGTCGTCGTAGCGCATTCGTCCAGCATGACACCCATGCGGGCACGGTCCGGCCCGTGTCCGCGCCGGCGGACCAGGTCTCGACACGCCGGTCGCCTCGCTCGACCACCATCAACGGATCCGCTGACGCGTCTCCGGCTACCGCAGGAAGCGCTCGGGGTCGAAGTCGTCCAGCGCGATGATCCGCACCCGCGGCAGCGGGACCTTGAAGGCGCCGATGTCGTCCTCGAGGTCGTGGAGCTCCAGGTCGATCGCGTCGAACGCGGTGCTGGCGTACTCGCGCAGCGCCACCAGCCCGACCTTGCGACCGGCACCCATGAGCCGCTCGACGTGGTCGACGAAGTCGGCGTCGTGCGTGCACAGCAGCAGGTCGGCGTCCTCGTGGCCGACCAGCGCATCGAGGGTGCGCTGGATGCCGATGTCGACGACCTTCTCGTCACTTCGGCCGGCCAGCGGGATGGGCCGGTAGCCCATGGCCAGCAGGGCCTGGACGAAGTTGGACGGCAGCTGGCCGCTGGAGGCGTTGAGGAAGAACAGCCCGGTGACGGGCTGGTCCCAGAGCTTCTGGGCATAGTCGGTGACGCGCTCCCAGCGCGGCCGCTCCTCGGGCAGCGGCCGACGGCCGAGCAGCGAGTTGCCGAGCGTGGCGTCGATGTTCTCTCCATCGACGATAACGAACGTGCGCCTCATCGGCTCGGCTCCATGTCGGGAGCCTACGACCCCGGGTGGGTCAGCAGCCGCCTGCGACTGCCGGGAGTACGACGACCTGGTCGCCGTCGCTCAGGCCGGCCTCGAGGCCGCCGATGAAACGGACGTCCTCGTCGTTGATGTAGACGTTGACGAAGCGGCGCAGGTCCCCGCCGTTGACAGAGTCCTCGAGGAGGCGGCCGGCGATGCCGGGATAGGACGACTCGAGGTCGTCGATCAGCCCGGCAAGTGTGTCGCCCTCGGCGTTCACAGCCTTCTCGCCGCCGGTGTAGGTGCGCAGGATGGTGGGGATCCGGACCTCGATGGCCATCAGGGGGTGCTCGCTTCCAGCTCGGGGACGACGACGACCTCTTCCTCGGTCACCGTGCCGTCGATGATTCTGTATGACCTGAACTCCACAGGGCCGTCGTTATTCCCGTGCGCGCGCGTGCTGACCAGCACGTAGTGGGCGTTCGGCTCGCCCGCGAGCCCGATGTCGGTGCGGCTCGGGTAGGCCTCCGTGGCCGTGTGGGAGTGGTAGACGACCACAGGTTCCTCGTCCCGGTCGTCCATCTCGCGGTAGAGCTTCAGCAGGTCGGTGGAGTCGAACTCGTAGAACGTCGGGCTCCCTGCCGCGTTCACCATCTCCACGAACCGCTCCGCCCGGTTACTGCCCTCCGGGCCCGCGACGATGCCGCACGCCTCGTCGGGGTGGTCGCGGCGGGCGTGCGCGACGATCGCGTCGTACGTCGCCTGCTCGATGGTCAGCACTGCGCCAGCCTAGGTCGGCGCTCCGACCCACCTCGACGCGTCTCGACAGCCGAGTCGTGGTTGTCGTCTACGCGACAGTGCAGTCTGGTCCGCAGGGATCGGCCGACCACGCCAGCCCCGCTGCTGAAGCAGATTTGGCGACCTTGCCAGCGGTCGAGCACGGGCGGCCGAACACCTGCCCCCAGGAGATCCGGGTGGTCGCGCGCCCATCGACCGCCGCATCCAGGTCTCGCTCGAAGTCACTGTCGCGCTGCTCCGCCGTGTCGTGGAACAACCGTCCGTCCAGCTCGACGACCAGCGCTTGGGGATACTCGGCGTCGCGATAGACCACGCCACTGGCCGCTCGACACGGGTGAGGTAGCCGTTCTCGAGCACCGAGCAGGTGCCGGCGGCCACGTCATCCAGGACACCTGTCAGCCATGTGCTTCGAGGTAGGCGCGGTCGATCCTGCATGGTGTCGAGCAGGCGTTGAGCGGTCGTTCTTCGCTGCTGACACGCCGCGGCGAGCACAGCCAGGGCAGCCATGTCGGTGGTGGCACCGATCGCGACGTCCAGGGCGGCGTCGTCGTACCTCTGCCTCGGTGGACCGACATTCCACAGCACCCGATCAGCGAGCCTCGGCAGGCGGTGTACGACGACGCCACGAGGCCCGACGACGTGGCGAGCTCGTTCGACGCCCACGTGGATGGGTAGGTCCGCTTCGCCCCGATGCCCCGGCCCTTCGGCCGCTCGCATCGCCGACGTACCGCACAGGGCCGCCGGGGCCACGCTCAGAACGGCGGCCCAGGCGCGTTGCTGCCAGCTCGGCGATCCCGTGTGGTCCACGAAGACGCCCGGGTGCATCACGGCGAGCTCGCGGCGACGAAGCATCCGCTTGATGTCGTGGGGAGCCGCTCCGGCGTGGCTGAGCTGACGCCGAGAGACCACCCCGGTCTGGAGGCTCAGCAATGCCTCGATCTCGTGTTCCACGCGGGAGCCTGCCCATGCGGGCAGGCGGCGACACAGCGAAAACGATTTGCCGGCACCCGGAGACCTGGGATACATCTTGATGTCGAGAGACACGGGTGGAAGGCCGACATGACGACGTACGACGCGACACCGCTGACCCGGTGGGGCATCCCCTACGACCGCGACCTCCGGGTGCTCGCGATCGGCTCGTTCGCCAACCGCTTCGGGGCGGGCGCGGTGATGACCACCAGCGCGCTGTACTTCACGCGGCACGTCGGCTTCACCGCCACCGAGGTCGCCCTGGCGCTGTCGGTCGCGGCGTTCGCCGGGATCTTCGTGCAGGTGCCGGCCGGCCACCTCGGCGACACCCGTGGCCCGCGCGAGGTGCTCATCGTCTTCATGGCCGGCGCCGCCCTGTTCAGTGCGCCGCCCGTGCTGGCCACGAGCCCCTGGATGCTGGCGGCTCTGCTCACCCTCCTCGCGCTCTTCGAACGTTCGGCCGGAGCCGTCAACCAGGGCGTGATCGCCCAGCTCGCGACCGGCGGGCGCGGCGTGCTCTTCAAGGCCTACCTGCGCGCGGTCACCAACACGGCGATCGCGCTCGGTTCGGTCTTCGGCGGTGCTGCGCTGGTCATCGACGAGACCTGGACGTACGTCGCAGTGTTCGTGCTCAACGCCGTGTTCACCGGCTTCGCCGCGTGGAACTGCACACGGCTCCCCCACCTTCCGCCGTACCAGCGCGCAGCGGGTGAGCCACGGCTCGGCGTGCTGCGGGACTTCCCGTTCGTGGTGATCACCGCGATCACCGGGGTCTTCAACCTGCACTTCTTCGTGATGGAGCTGGGCCTGGCGCTCTACATCTCCGAGCGCACGCAGGCGCCGACGGTGATGGTCGCCGTACTCCTTCTCCTCAACACCGTGATGGTCGCGCTCTTCCAGGTGCGCCTCTCGCGCGGCGCCGACTCCGTCCAGGCCGGGGCGAAGTCGATGGTGACCGGGGGCTGGTTCATCGCGGCCGGGTTCGTCGTGGTCGGACTCGCCGACCACGGGTCGCTGTGGTTCGTGATCACCGCCCTGGTCGTGGGCTCGCTCGTGCACGTGGTCGGCGAGATGATCGGCTCCGGCGGGCAGTGGAGCCTCCAGATGGGGCTGGCGCCGCACGAGCGCCAGGGCCAGTACCAGGGCTTCTCCGGCCTCGGCTTCTCGGTGATGGCCGTCGTCGGGCCGCCGGTCGTCACGTTCTTCTGCGTCGAGCAGGGCGAGCGTGGCTGGCTGATGCTCGCCGCGATCATGGTGGTCACGGCGCTGGTGTCGGTGCCGGCAGCGAAGTGGGCGCTGGCCACGCGCGAGCAGTACGGCGTCACCACGCACTCCGGCTAGAGGCGGAACCGGGTGCGTTCCTCACCGGCCAGCACGTCGTCGAAACGCTGGCGCAGGTAGGCCGGCATTTCGGGCAGCTCGCTCACCGGGCACCACCGCACGGCCACCGACTCGTCGTCGCCGACGCGGGCCTCGCCCGAGAGCCAGGTGCACGCGAAGGTGAGGTCCAGGTAGACCGCGCGATCGCCGTTGACGTGCGTGACCCGGTGGTTGCTCGAGATCGACGCCAACCGGTCGACGCGGATCTCCACGCAGGTCTCCTCGAGGGCTTCGCGGACTGCTGCCGCGGCCGGCTCCTCGCCCGGGTCGAGGATCCCGGTGATCGGGGTCCATCTGCCGTTGTCGGAGCGCTGCACGAGCAGCACCTCGTCATCACGTCGTACGACGGCAGTGATGGCGGGCATCCACAGCTCGATGTCGCCCACCAGACCGCGCAGCTCCACGACGAACTCCGGGATCGGGCTCACGAGGTCAGTGCCTCCACCAGCGTCTCCTGCAGCCAGCCCACCCACTCGTAGATGTCGTGGGCCTGGGCACGCGGGTCGTCCTCGGGCAGGGCGTACCAGAACTCCTCGTCGCCCTCCTCGATGTCGAGCCGCGTCGCGATCGCCAGCCGGATGTCGGTGAAGGAGCGCATCCACATCTGCGCGGTGTCCTCGTCGAGCTCGACGTCGATCATCAGGCCCTCCTCCTCGAGCAGCGGCGGGAGGCCGGCCCCCTCGAGGGCGTCGATGATCGCGATGGCGGCGTTGGCCTTGCCGTCGCGCAGGGTGCCTTCGGTGAAGCGCCGGAACTCCGAGGAGGCCTCCTCGTCATCGATGTACGCCGACGGGAAGAGCCGCTTGAGCACCGGGTCCTCGGGCTCGGAGGTCGGCCCGGAGAAGTCCATCATCGCCTCGAACGGGTCCTGCGTCTCGGCCGGCACCGCCGCCTCGTTGCGCAGCAGCTCGACGATCTGGGCGGCCAGGGACCGCAGCAGGTCGGCCTCGAAGCCCGACAGGTTGGCGATGATCGCGCCGCTCTTGCGATGCCTCTCGAACCCGTTCATGAGCTCTTTTCCATCGTCGCCCACAGCCCGTACTCGTGCATCGCCTGCACGTCGCGCTCCATCTCCTCGCGGCTGCCGGTGCTGACCACCGAGCGCCCATCCTCGTGGACTTCCATCATCAGCTTCTCGGCCTTGGTCTTGCTGTATCCGAAGTACTTCTGGAAGACGAACGCGACGTACGACATCAGGTTGACCGGGTCGTTCCACACGATGGTGACCCACGGCTTCGCGAGGAAGGTGATCTCGTCGGGCGTCAGGGTCGGATCGACTTCGACTGGGCTGGCGGCTGACACGCCGTCATCGTGGCACACCCCTAGTCTGATCGCGTGACGCACTCGACGGCTCTGCTCACCGACCACTACGAGCTCACCATGCTCCAGGCCGCACTGCACGCCGGCACCGCCGAACGCCGCTCCGTGTTCGAGCTGTTCCCGCGCCGCCTCCCCGAGGGTCGCCGGTACGGCGTCGTCGCCGGCGTCGGCCGCGCCCTCGACGCGTTCGAGGGCTTCCGCTTCGACGACGAGGTGCTCGGTGTCCTCGACGAGGGCCGGGTCGTCGACGAGCAGACGCTGGCCTGGCTCGCCGACTACGAGTTCACTGGCGACATCTGGGGGTACGCCGAGGGGGAGGTCTACCTTCCCTACTCACCGCTGCTCGTGGTCGAGTCGACGTTCGCCGAGGCGGTGCTCCTCGAGACGCTGTTCCTCTCCATCTACAACCACGACTCCGCGATCGCCTCCGCCGCCTCGCGCATGACGCAGGCCGCCGGCGGACGGCCGTGCATCGAGATGGGCTCGCGTCGTACCCACGAGCAGGCGGCGGTGGCGGCCGCGCGGGCGGCGTACATCTGTGGCTTCGAGGCGACCTCCAACCTCGCCGCACGCCAGCGGTACGGCGTCCCGACGCGGGGCACGTCGGCGCACTCGTTCACACTCCTGCACGACTCCGAGAAGGACGCCTTCACCGCCCAGGTGGAGTCCCTCGGCCGGGGTACGACGCTGCTCGTCGACACCTACGACATCGCCGAAGCCGTGCGACTCGGTGTGGAGATCGCCGGGCCCGAGCTGGGCGCCGTACGCATCGACTCGGGCGACCTCGGCGTGCTTGCACATCAGGTGCGGGCGCAGCTCGACAGCCTCGGCGCGACGAGCACCCGGATCACCGTGACCAGCGACCTCGACGAGTTCGCCATCGCGGCGCTGGCCGCGGCTCCCGTCGACGGGTATGGCGTCGGCACCCAGCTGGTCGTCGGCTCCGGCCACCCGACCTGCGGGTTCGTCTACAAGCTCGTGTCGCGCGAGGGCGACCGCGGCGAGATGGTGTCGGTGGCCAAGAAGAGCAAGGACAAGTTCTCGATCGGCGGCCGCAAGTACGCCCTCCGGCGGCGCAACAGCCACGGCGTCGCGGAGGCCGAGGTCGTGGGCATCGGCACTCCCCCCGTCGACGACGGCGACGACCGCTCGCTGCTGGTGCCGCTGATCGCCGATGGTGAGGTCGTTGGCCGCGAGCCGCTCGACGACGCCCGCGACCGGCACGCCGCCGCGCGCGCGGAGCTGCCGCTGGCCGCCCAGCAGATGAGCAAGGGCGAGGCGGTCATCCCGACGATCCACCAGGAGTGACGCGTCAGCTCGATTTCCTAGGTCCAGGTGACGGCGTGCTCCTCGAAGTCGGCGCCGGTCTGCACCGGGACCACGCAGAAGACCAGCCCGCCGGGGTCGGTGAGGATGACGTAGCCCGCACGGTCCTCGACAACGGTCGCGCCGAGCGCCACGACACGGGCCACCTCGGCGCGTACGTCGTCGGTCTCGATATCGAGGTGGATGCGGGCCGTCGTGTCGTCGCCCAGGCGCTGGGCCTCGAGCTTGACTCCGCCGGGCAGCACGGTGACCGACGAATAGGTCTCGTCCTCCGGTGCGAGGGTCGAGCCCGAGGCCGACGCCCAGAAGGCGCTCGCCGCGTCGTACGACGAAGCGGGGTGGTCGATCAGGACGACCCCGATGCGGCTGCGATGCATGGCGGCGACCCTACGCCGACGGACCGCCCCGCCACTCTGGGTAACCTCGACCCATGCGTGCCCTGATCGTCGTCGACGTGCAGAACGACTTCTGCGAGGGCGGATCACTGCCGGTCCAGGGCGGCGCGCGCGTCGCGGCCGACATCGCGGCCATGCTCCACGAGCGGACGCAGCAGGCTCCAGAGGCCGCCCCCTACGCCCACGTCGTGGCCACCAAGGACCACCACATCGACCCGGGCGACCACTGGTCGTCGAACCCCGACTTCAAGGACTCCTGGCCGGTGCACTGCCGGGTCGGCACCGAGGGCGTGGCCTTCCACCCCAACCTCGACCCGCAACCGTTCGACGCGGTCTTCCTCAAGGGCGAGCACGCCGCGGCGTACAGCGGGTTCGAGGGGCGCACGGCCGACGGCACGACGCTGACCGACTGGCTACGGGAGCGCGGCGTCACCGATGTGGACGTGTGCGGCATCGCCACCGATCACTGTGTCCGGGCCACGGCGCTCGACGCCGTCGCCGCGGGGTTCTCGGCCCGGTTGCTGTCCGACCTGTGCGCAGGCGTGGCCCCCGAAACCACCGAGACCGCGCTGGCCGAGATGGCGAACGCGGGAGTCACCCTTGGCTGACCTCGATCGCCTGCTCGACGACGGCGTCCTGTGGCTCGTGCTGAACCGACCCGACGTGGGCAACGCACTCGACGACAGCCTCTCCGACCACCTCACGGTCGAGCTCGAGGACGCCCAGGCCCACGAAGAGATCCGGGTCATCGTGGTGACCGGCACGGGTGCGGCGTTCTGCACCGGCGCCGACATCAGTGGCGTCGACGCCCACGAGCGCTTCGACGTCACCGCACTGGACCGGGCCAACCGCATCATCCGCGCCATCATCCACCTCGACAAGCCGGTGGTCGCGGCCGTCAACGGCGTCGCCGCCGGAGTGGGTGCGAGCATCGCCTTCGCCGCCGACCTCGCGGTCACCACCGAGTCGGCCAGCTTCGTGCTGGCGTTCAGCCGAATCGGCCTGATGCCCGACGGTGGCTCGTCCGCGACGGTCGCTGCCGCCGCCGGCCGGAGCCGCGCCATGCGGATGGCCCTGCTGGGGGAAGCACTGCCCGCACACGACGCGTACGCCGCGGGGCTGGTGAGCCACGTCGTACCCGATGCCGACTTCGAGGAGGCCGTCATCGACATCGCCAAACGCCTCGCCGCGGGCCCTCCCCTGGCCTTCGCAGCGACCAAGAAGGCCATCAACGCGGCCACGCTGGCCCACCTCGAGGACGCCCTCGAACGTGAGCGCACGGGCCAGGCGATCCTGCTGCGCACCGACGACGCCGCGGAGGGCATGGCGGCTTTCTCCGAAAGACGCCGACCCGACTTCCACGGACTGTGATCTGGCACATATAGGGTGCCCCCATGAAGCGCACTCTGACGGCGGTAACCGCCTCCCTCCTTGCCCTCTCGCTCGCCGGTTGCGGCTCCGACGACTCCGGTAAATCCGCCTCCGGCGTACCCGTCATCGCCTCCGGCAAGCTGACTGTCTGCTCCGACGTCCCCTACCCCCCGTTCGAGGACTTCGACGACACCTCCGACTCGGGCTTCAAGGGCTTCGACATCGACGTGGTCCAGGCCATCGCTGACGGCCTCGACCTCGAGCTGTCGGTCCAGGACTCCTCCTTCGACGCCCTCCAGAGCGGCCAGGCCCTCAACGCCGGCCAGTGCGACATGGCCGCGAGCGCGATGACCATCACCGACGACCGCAAGAAGGCGCTCGACTTCTCCGAGGGCTACTACGACTCCGAGCAGTCGCTGCTGGTGCCCGAGGGGTCCGACATCGCCGACATCGCGGGCCTCGCCGGCAAGAAGGTGGGCGTCCAGCAGGGCACCACCGGCAAGTCCTACACCGAGGAGAACGCTCCTGACGCCGAGATCGTCACGTTCCCCTCCGACGCGGAGATGTTCCAGGCCATCAAGGCCGGTCAGGTCGACGCCCTGCTGCAGGACCTCCCGGTCAACCTCGACCACGAGAAGGGCGGCGGCTTCACCGTCGTCGAGACCTACAAGACCGACGAGCAGTACGGCCTCGCGATGAAGAAGGGCAGCAAGCTCGTCGACTCCGTCAACGAGCAGCTCACCACTATGCGCGACGACGGCTCGTACGACGAGATCTACAACACCTACTTCGCCACGTCGGAGTGATGAAGCGTTCGACGCGGCGGCGCCTCACTCAGGGCGTCCTGTACGCCGTCCTGCTGGGGCTGCTGCTTGCCCTGGTGTTCGCCGCCGACTGGCAGAACATCAAGGCGCAGTTCTTTGCGAA
This is a stretch of genomic DNA from Nocardioides sp. InS609-2. It encodes these proteins:
- a CDS encoding DUF3152 domain-containing protein; its protein translation is MRLRHVHALLTVVLLAPVPAVAAPVQEQAVPLVNTEPPVARGVARFTHTLRAHPGRWTPQRTTTTYQWLRDGQPIKAATDRRYDLAPDDVGTQVQVVVSAAADGYEPAAAVSRPRKVKYRVDRRRVATYNVETRGRVAASMKEFRRQVQQTYDDPRGWRNGGVQFRRVARGADFTLVLAEASWLPRMSGTCSAMWSCRVGRFVIINQARWLGASPAWNSAGRSVRDYRHLVVNHETGHWLGHGHAGCPGPGQLAPVMMQQSKTTGGCRFNPWPRPGEL
- a CDS encoding cysteine synthase, producing MRYDDLLQSVGNTPLVGLPRLSPTPDVRLWAKLEDRNPTGSIKDRPAMKMIEMAEKDGALRPGCTILEPTSGNTGISLAMAAKLKGYRLVCVMPENTSEERRQLLHMWGAEIVSSPAAGGSNEAVRVAKKIADEHPDWVMLYQYGNPANALAHEEGTAPELLADLPEITHFVAGLGTTGTLMGVSRYFRREKPDVRIVAAEPRYGELVYGLRNLDEGFVPELYDASLIDARFSVGPRDAVRRVRELLELEGIFAGISTGAILHAALGQAAKAVKAGERADIAFVVCDGGWKYLSTGAYEGTVDQAEDRLEGQLWA
- a CDS encoding NYN domain-containing protein, giving the protein MRRTFVIVDGENIDATLGNSLLGRRPLPEERPRWERVTDYAQKLWDQPVTGLFFLNASSGQLPSNFVQALLAMGYRPIPLAGRSDEKVVDIGIQRTLDALVGHEDADLLLCTHDADFVDHVERLMGAGRKVGLVALREYASTAFDAIDLELHDLEDDIGAFKVPLPRVRIIALDDFDPERFLR
- a CDS encoding MoaD/ThiS family protein — its product is MAIEVRIPTILRTYTGGEKAVNAEGDTLAGLIDDLESSYPGIAGRLLEDSVNGGDLRRFVNVYINDEDVRFIGGLEAGLSDGDQVVVLPAVAGGC
- a CDS encoding M67 family metallopeptidase; protein product: MLTIEQATYDAIVAHARRDHPDEACGIVAGPEGSNRAERFVEMVNAAGSPTFYEFDSTDLLKLYREMDDRDEEPVVVYHSHTATEAYPSRTDIGLAGEPNAHYVLVSTRAHGNNDGPVEFRSYRIIDGTVTEEEVVVVPELEASTP
- a CDS encoding MFS transporter produces the protein MTTYDATPLTRWGIPYDRDLRVLAIGSFANRFGAGAVMTTSALYFTRHVGFTATEVALALSVAAFAGIFVQVPAGHLGDTRGPREVLIVFMAGAALFSAPPVLATSPWMLAALLTLLALFERSAGAVNQGVIAQLATGGRGVLFKAYLRAVTNTAIALGSVFGGAALVIDETWTYVAVFVLNAVFTGFAAWNCTRLPHLPPYQRAAGEPRLGVLRDFPFVVITAITGVFNLHFFVMELGLALYISERTQAPTVMVAVLLLLNTVMVALFQVRLSRGADSVQAGAKSMVTGGWFIAAGFVVVGLADHGSLWFVITALVVGSLVHVVGEMIGSGGQWSLQMGLAPHERQGQYQGFSGLGFSVMAVVGPPVVTFFCVEQGERGWLMLAAIMVVTALVSVPAAKWALATREQYGVTTHSG
- a CDS encoding NUDIX domain-containing protein, with the translated sequence MSPIPEFVVELRGLVGDIELWMPAITAVVRRDDEVLLVQRSDNGRWTPITGILDPGEEPAAAAVREALEETCVEIRVDRLASISSNHRVTHVNGDRAVYLDLTFACTWLSGEARVGDDESVAVRWCPVSELPEMPAYLRQRFDDVLAGEERTRFRL
- a CDS encoding DUF2017 domain-containing protein gives rise to the protein MNGFERHRKSGAIIANLSGFEADLLRSLAAQIVELLRNEAAVPAETQDPFEAMMDFSGPTSEPEDPVLKRLFPSAYIDDEEASSEFRRFTEGTLRDGKANAAIAIIDALEGAGLPPLLEEEGLMIDVELDEDTAQMWMRSFTDIRLAIATRLDIEEGDEEFWYALPEDDPRAQAHDIYEWVGWLQETLVEALTS
- the clpS gene encoding ATP-dependent Clp protease adapter ClpS encodes the protein MSAASPVEVDPTLTPDEITFLAKPWVTIVWNDPVNLMSYVAFVFQKYFGYSKTKAEKLMMEVHEDGRSVVSTGSREEMERDVQAMHEYGLWATMEKSS
- a CDS encoding nicotinate phosphoribosyltransferase, with the translated sequence MTHSTALLTDHYELTMLQAALHAGTAERRSVFELFPRRLPEGRRYGVVAGVGRALDAFEGFRFDDEVLGVLDEGRVVDEQTLAWLADYEFTGDIWGYAEGEVYLPYSPLLVVESTFAEAVLLETLFLSIYNHDSAIASAASRMTQAAGGRPCIEMGSRRTHEQAAVAAARAAYICGFEATSNLAARQRYGVPTRGTSAHSFTLLHDSEKDAFTAQVESLGRGTTLLVDTYDIAEAVRLGVEIAGPELGAVRIDSGDLGVLAHQVRAQLDSLGATSTRITVTSDLDEFAIAALAAAPVDGYGVGTQLVVGSGHPTCGFVYKLVSREGDRGEMVSVAKKSKDKFSIGGRKYALRRRNSHGVAEAEVVGIGTPPVDDGDDRSLLVPLIADGEVVGREPLDDARDRHAAARAELPLAAQQMSKGEAVIPTIHQE
- a CDS encoding VOC family protein, which gives rise to MHRSRIGVVLIDHPASSYDAASAFWASASGSTLAPEDETYSSVTVLPGGVKLEAQRLGDDTTARIHLDIETDDVRAEVARVVALGATVVEDRAGYVILTDPGGLVFCVVPVQTGADFEEHAVTWT
- a CDS encoding nicotinamidase; this encodes MRALIVVDVQNDFCEGGSLPVQGGARVAADIAAMLHERTQQAPEAAPYAHVVATKDHHIDPGDHWSSNPDFKDSWPVHCRVGTEGVAFHPNLDPQPFDAVFLKGEHAAAYSGFEGRTADGTTLTDWLRERGVTDVDVCGIATDHCVRATALDAVAAGFSARLLSDLCAGVAPETTETALAEMANAGVTLG
- a CDS encoding enoyl-CoA hydratase-related protein; translation: MADLDRLLDDGVLWLVLNRPDVGNALDDSLSDHLTVELEDAQAHEEIRVIVVTGTGAAFCTGADISGVDAHERFDVTALDRANRIIRAIIHLDKPVVAAVNGVAAGVGASIAFAADLAVTTESASFVLAFSRIGLMPDGGSSATVAAAAGRSRAMRMALLGEALPAHDAYAAGLVSHVVPDADFEEAVIDIAKRLAAGPPLAFAATKKAINAATLAHLEDALERERTGQAILLRTDDAAEGMAAFSERRRPDFHGL
- a CDS encoding ABC transporter substrate-binding protein, which encodes MKRTLTAVTASLLALSLAGCGSDDSGKSASGVPVIASGKLTVCSDVPYPPFEDFDDTSDSGFKGFDIDVVQAIADGLDLELSVQDSSFDALQSGQALNAGQCDMAASAMTITDDRKKALDFSEGYYDSEQSLLVPEGSDIADIAGLAGKKVGVQQGTTGKSYTEENAPDAEIVTFPSDAEMFQAIKAGQVDALLQDLPVNLDHEKGGGFTVVETYKTDEQYGLAMKKGSKLVDSVNEQLTTMRDDGSYDEIYNTYFATSE